The region TATTCACTAACTTCCTACACTGTTTTTAGCAACTCCGAATTAAGGTCAAGGGACTACCttatattaaaaaattgaattatAGTTGACCTAAATAATAATAGAGTATCAATTCAAAAATtggtgtaatttttcaaagtatctATGAGTAGTCTAACAAGCTAATGTAATTAATCCTTCAATACTGTATGGGcaaaaaaatggacaaaatgaaaagatcaaaaattaaaaaaaaaaaaaaagaatcataaGGTGCTTTAAAAACAATTCTTGAAGttccaaaaaaatttcattaaCAAAATTAGTAGTTCATTAAGAAGATTGAGCGACTTACACGCTTACCTTTAGGACATATACAATCTCTTTTCATGTAAACAAATATGCTACAGAAGAAAATTATGGTTTTATTTGATCTCTattagatgtttttttttttaaagataatttttattaatcaaaGCCTGAAAACAAAGCCCAGGTTAATTCAAAAGCCTTAACCCCTAAAAGAAAAACGGAAGTTACAAAAGCCCTGCAGATCCAAAGCCAAAAGCCCCCTAGTACGAGTAGGCAACTGTGAGCCCTTAGTGAAAATAACTCGAGTGCCTGACACGGCCCCATATGCTGCTAGCGAATCCGCCACCGTATTCCCCTCCTGGTAGCAATGACACAACTGGTGAGAACTTGGCTCAGCCGAACAACAATTGGCCGAATCCCAGCGGGGACTCCCCATTCCCTCCTTAAACAATTAATCAAGACCAGACAGTCAGACTCAACGATTAAACGGGAGACCCCTACTTGTTGCCCCAATTGAAGCCCCAAGAGGAGAGCGCGAGCCTCCGCCTGCAAAGAGTCCACACAGCCAAAGGAATTCGCAAAAGCTACAATAAGCCTCCCGCACGAATCCCTAATCACCCCACCGCCCCGGCTACCATGATCCGTAGCACAACCATCAGTGTTTAACTTAAAGCAGCCCGCCGGAGGGAAAGCCCACCTGACCGTCGTTGCAGTTAAAGCCCTCCGAACCACAGTCAGGGCCTCAAGAAGGTCCTCCCATTGACAAGGCACCATAATACCCGGAAAATGGGCTTTGATTAGCATTCTCACTTCATGTACAATAAGAGCCCGAACCTGAGAGCCGGCAATCTTGCGACCCTCGAACCTGGACATATTCCTGGCCCGCCACAGAAACCATAATATCAGGATCGGGAGAATACGCATTAACCAGCGTAGCGCCTTTCCTTTCACAGGGAACAACCACCAAGTAGCGCACCGGGATCTAACCGTGGCAGCCGATGCTGATATTCCAAGGGAATACTCAAAGAAAGCCCATGTCTCAGTGGCTAACTGCCCAGTTGAGAAAACATGCTCCATCGTCTCTAACTGGGCAAGCACACAGCAGTGACATTTAGAGGGAccatgaatttgaaatttttcgaGCACGTCGTCCATCGGCAGTTGGCCATTCACTAAACGCCACATGAAGAAAGACCATTTACGCGGGATGGGGGATTGCCAAAAGAAGGAGAATGCCCAGGAGCAGGCCCTAGCCGAGAGAACAAGTTGATATGCCGACCTAGTTGAGAAAACCCCCGAAGGGTCCTGTAACCAAACTAGAGTATCTGGATCCGAGCCGAAACAGAAGAAGGATCCCTGGGCCGCGTCCCCTATCACTGCTGGCACCGATGCCAAAGCCAGATAGTCCCATCTCCCTTCTTGTAAAAACTCCGACACCTTGGCATCCGACGCCTCATCAGGAAACCTCCACGCCAAAGGGCCTAGCCCACTCCAGTTATCCCACCAGAAAGCCACCTCCCCTCTCGAGAGATCCCACTTCAACCAATGCTCCATGGTTGTACGGACGCCAAGCATACGTTTGCAAGTAGCAGACAGTTGAACAAAAAAAGGACCTTGATTCGGATGCAGGGACCCGAAATATCTGGCCCTCACGAACATCGCCCAGAGAGATTGGCCATGTCTAAACATCCACCAAAGTTTACAGGAGAAAGCCTCCACAATCGCCTGAAGTGACCGGAAACCAATCCCTTCTTCCTCCACCGGAAAACATAATTTCTCCCACTTCGCCCAGTGCCGCTTAGCTCCAAACTCCGACTCTCCCCAAAAGAACCGCGCCAACATCCGCTCCAGATCGGAGATCACCCCCCTTGGGGCTCTAAAACTGCCACAATATGAATAGGCATGGACGACAATACATGCTTAATCAGTAGAGCCCGAGCACTCATAGATAACCACCGACCATGCCAGGAGGCAATCCGTTGGGAAACTTTATTCAGCAAGTCGGTAAATAAGGCTTTCACTCGTCTCCCCCCAAACAACGGGCATCCCAAGTACGTCACAGGTAAATATCTAGGACAGAACCCAGTGACTTGTGCAATTATCCTCCTGCGAGCCACCGAAGTTTTCTTGCCAACCAAAAAACAACTCTTCGCCACATTCACTAGCTGCGCAGACACCTCCTGGTAACCCTATAGCACCTCCCTGACACACTCCAAGGACCGCTTACCACCATTGCAGAAGACGATTATGTCATCAGCATAGGCAAGGTGTGTCAGCGGCGGAGAGTCTCGTGACACCAAGAACGGGACAAACCTCGAATCTCCAGGTAGCTCATTCAAGTGCCTAGACAAAACCTCCGCTGCAATAATAAATAGTGCCGGGGATAAAGGGTCCCCTTGACGCAAACCACGAGAGGAGTGGAAGAATCCGCAGGGCTTCCCATTAACCAAAACCGAAAAATGACACGACGAGATCAGCCTCCAAACCATGTCAAGCCATTGCTCCCCAAATCCAAACCGTCTCATAACTTAGATTAGAAAATTCCATGATACCCGATCATATGCCTTGCCCATGTCCAGTTTGAGGGCAACATTAGATCCCCACACCTTCTTCCCTAAAGCCGAGCACATCTCTAAAGCCAGTAAAATATTATCCGAGATTTGTCGACCCTTTATAAAGCCACTATGCTGTGGCGAAATTATCTTCGGCATCACACTTTCCAAGCGCCTCACTAACAGCTTGGAAATGATTTTATTGACAAAATTGCACAGGCTAATTGGGCAAAAATCTGAGAAAAATGACGCCCCAGGAACCTTAGGGATCAAAGCCAACCATGTAGACGTGTATCCCCAGGGCAGCTCCACTCCTGCAAAAAAATCACAAACCGCCCTGACAATGTCCCCCTTCACTATCTCCTAACAAGTCGTGATAAAAGACCCCTTGAAGCCATCTGGACCCGGACTACTCTCACCATCCATCTGGAAAATGACTAACCTGATTTCCTCCTCCGTGGGGAACCGTTGAAGGCTCACGTTATCCTGTTCCATAATAATCGACGGGATCACACTTAGTAGAGAGGGGTCCACCTGCACCCGGTCAGGTTGTGACAAAATGCCCTCAAAGAATGCAACCGCCAAGTCCTCAATCCTGCCGGCCTGCTCCGTCCAAACCCTATTACCATCTTTCATCCGATGTATACACGAGCGAGCCCTCCGCTGCTTCACCTGTGCATGGAAAAACTTAGAGTTGGCATCCCCCTCCCAAAGCCACCGCAGGCACGCCTTTTGACGCCAATAGGCCGCCTCCCGAAGCAAAGACTGCTTGAGTTCACCCTGAGCCTGTACCAGCTGATATTGCCCTTCCTCCGATGGACCCTCCTCTAAGGAGCATTCCAGAGCCAAGACCTTTTCCTCATGTTCCCTCACACGGTCAAATATATTTCCAAAAACCTCCTTATTCCATTTGCGCAATTCCTGCTTCACCGTTTTTAGCTTCATGAGTAGGACTTTAATAGGCCGTCCCTCACCCTCCACCTCCCATGCCTGCCTAACCACACTCTGGAACTCAGCATGTGACCTCCAAACATCAAGGAATCGAAAGCTTGTAGGAACCCCACCCACCGCCATAGAGCAAGAGACTAACAAGGGGAAGTGATCTGAAGCAACCCTACTCAAATGAGCGACGACGTGGTCACCGCTAAATTCAACCACTCCTGGTTAACGAAAACCCTGTCCAAGCGCTTCCAAACCCTGGCTCTGCCCCAAGGATTGTTACACCACATAAACTGAGACCCAGTGAACCCCAAGTCTGTCAAATCAGCATCCTTAATAAAGCCTAGGAAGGATTCTGACTCCCAAGCGCGAAAGGGACGCCTCCCTTTCTTTTCATTGGCGCCAGTAATAACATTAAAATCTCCTAGAACTATCACCGGTCCCCCTCGTGGGCACACCCCCACCAATTGATGCCAGAGCACCTCACGCTCGTGGGTAACACATGAAGCATGAACAAAAACCGCAACAAAGGAACTCCGAAAGGTGGAGTGAGTCACCTGCAATGCCAAAAACTGAGACGAGGCAGCCAACAAGTCGCAACTGAAGTCATGGTCAAACATCACCCACAACCTGCTCTCCTCATTAGAGACAGCCTGAGAGAAACCTAACTTTCGGCGAATAATATCAAGACGCTCGCGACCCACCTTTGGTTCGCATAAAGCTAACAAAGAAATCTTATGCATCCGCTTCAACTTCCTCAATCGAGCTATGGTAAGGGCGTTATCCACACCCCTAACATTCCAGAAGAGGGCCTTAATCATGATCGCGGTCTTAGAAAATAAGGAGGGGGTGAACCACCCTTCTTCCTGTCGTGACGACTCACGACCGTATGCCAGTCTCCGGGATCCCTCAACCCCTGTTGCGAGGCCCCCAAGGCAGATCCCGTTTCCACGCTCGCCTTGTGAGGTGACAAGTTGAGATTCGCGACCATAGCACCCTGTTGATCCCCTACCTCCACCCAAACCTGGTCCAACAGAATTAGGGCCGCTAGACCCCTACTCTCACAGTCCACCGCTGCCATGTTCGCCTCCTCAAACACCTCCTCGGGCTCCTGAATCAGTTGGTCTGCCAGCTTGTGAATGATAGAATCCGCAGCCGCCTCAATTGCCCCCTCCACCAACGCAGCAGCAGACAGACCATGCTGCTGAAGAAAAACATCCCCATCCCGCACTTCCCCTGGTGGCGTCCCAACATCTGCAGGCCGCGACGCATCCGCTCGCTCCAACTCAAGACATGCAGTATCAACGACAGCACTCTTCAACATCACAGAATCCCCCACCTTAATCTGGACATCACCTTCCAGACCTTGCCTCCCAACCTCAGGCTGCACCGCATCCACCTCTACCCCTGCCACAGCCACACCAGATTTCTCCCCTCCTTCCGAACCCCAGCTGTGCCCCTGGCGAAGAGGTGACAGCAGACCCACCTCCCCCAACACCTCCGACACCACACCAGCTTTCGGCTTA is a window of Coffea eugenioides isolate CCC68of unplaced genomic scaffold, Ceug_1.0 ScVebR1_3468;HRSCAF=4685, whole genome shotgun sequence DNA encoding:
- the LOC113757945 gene encoding uncharacterized protein LOC113757945; its protein translation is MAVGGVPTSFRFLDVWRSHAEFQSVVRQAWEVEGEGRPIKVLLMKLKTVKQELRKWNKEVFGNIFDRVREHEEKVLALECSLEEGPSEEGQYQLVQAQGELKQSLLREAAYWRQKACLRWLWEGDANSKFFHAQVKQRRARSCIHRMKDGNRVWTEQAGRIEDLAVAFFEGILSQPDRVQVDPSLLSVIPSIIMEQDNVSLQRFPTEEEIRLVIFQMDGVELPWGYTSTWLALIPKVPGASFFSDFCPISLCNFVNKIISKLLVRRLESVMPKIISPQHSGFIKGRQISDNILLALEMCSALGKKVWGSNVALKLDMGKAYDRVSWNFLI